One segment of Coffea arabica cultivar ET-39 chromosome 7c, Coffea Arabica ET-39 HiFi, whole genome shotgun sequence DNA contains the following:
- the LOC140010484 gene encoding glutamine synthetase cytosolic isozyme 2-like: MALLSDLVNLNLSDSTEKVIVEYIWVGGSGMDLRSKARTISGPVDDPKKLPKWNYDGSSTGQAPGEDSEVIIYPQAIFKDPFRRGNNILVMCDCYTPAGEPIPTNKRHNAAKIFSHPDVAAEEPWYGIEQEYTLLQKDVKWPIGWPVGGFPGPQGPYYCAIGADKAFGRDIVDAHYKACLYAGINISGINGEVMPGQWEFQVGPAVGISAADELWVARYILERITEIAGVVLSFDPKPIQGDWNGAGAHTNYSTKSTRNEGGYGVIKKAIEKLGLRHKEHIAAYGEGNERRLTGRHETADINNFLWGVANRGASIRVGRDTEKEGKGYFEDRRPASNMDPYTVTSMIADTTILWKP, translated from the exons ATGGCTTTGCTCTCGGATCTTGTTAATCTTAACCTCTCTGATTCTACAGAGAAGGTGATCGTTGAGTATATATG GGTTGGGGGATCCGGTATGGACCTCAGAAGCAAAGCCAGG ACTATTTCTGGTCCCGTAGACGATCCCAAAAAGCTGCCTAAGTGGAACTATGATGGTTCTAGCACAGGCCAAGCTCCTGGCGAAGACAGTGAAGTGATCATATA TCCTCAAGCAATTTTCAAGGATCCCTTCAGGAGGGGCAACAACATTCTG GTCATGTGCGATTGTTACACGCCAGCAGGTGAGCCGATTCCCACAAACAAGAGGCATAACGCAGCCAAAATTTTCAGTCATCCTGACGTTGCTGCTGAAGAGCCCTG GTACGGAATTGAGCAAGAATACACCTTGTTGCAAAAGGATGTCAAGTGGCCTATTGGATGGCCCGTGGGAGGCTTCCCTGGGCCTCAG GGCCCTTACTACTGTGCAATTGGAGCTGATAAAGCATTTGGACGTGATATAGTAGATGCACATTATAAGGCGTGCCTTTATGCTGGAATTAACATAAGCGGCATCAACGGGGAAGTGATGCCTGGCCAG TGGGAGTTTCAAGTTGGACCAGCCGTTGGCATCTCTGCAGCAGATGAGCTTTGGGTTGCTCGATACATTCTGGAG AGGATCACTGAGATTGCTGGGGTGGTGCTCTCGTTCGATCCCAAACCTATTCAG GGTGACTGGAATGGTGCAGGTGCCCACACCAATTACAG CACTAAATCTACGAGGAATGAAGGAGGTTATGGAGTCATCAAGAAGGCAATTGAGAAGCTTGGACTTAGGCACAAAGAGCATATTGCCGCCTATGGTGAAGGAAATGAACGTCGTCTCACTGGCCGACACGAAACAGCTGATATCAATAACTTCTTGTGG GGTGTTGCAAACCGTGGTGCATCAATTCGTGTTGGCCGAGATACAGAGAAAGAGGGCAAAGGGTACTTTGAGGACAGAAGGCCTGCTTCAAACATGGATCCATATACTGTCACCTCAATGATTGCAGATACTACTATCCTCTGGAAACCTTGA